In a genomic window of Drosophila takahashii strain IR98-3 E-12201 chromosome 3L, DtakHiC1v2, whole genome shotgun sequence:
- the siz gene encoding IQ motif and SEC7 domain-containing protein 1 isoform X1 — protein sequence MSEAELKNLSQNSDGDQELLLHQTTQSLLMASSMMFVENPMGAAGAGGGGGVGVVGGPVSLPLTIAMPPHQHHPMPIPYNVDELLRENNALHSKIKELSLERDRLLCEVSNLRLELDMSELKRLPIDLDENFPQKSLERSGSTQYELAGAQQPGSANASSTCTDGGSVGGYVYLQNHYAPGAHSSSSAAINYPAQQHPQMVYQIQQYPTCHQQQQQQHLQQQHLHQNSAGGHYMQVTATGGGAQYHHHHMLHGHGHHAHHHGHGGAVVIAGSGVGTGLGSGATSVIMQHQQQQQQQQNMHKKNSIRNNGDVLKRTRAQSAYELSQDLLEKQIELLERKYGGVRARNAAVTIQRAFRHYMMVKKFASITAMAKAEKRLSRRMVVTASSLGLAEEGASSSSAYGSATESQLTEQQQQQLAAAQQQQQQQQQQQPRVTIMAGPAGAASPGLSRTPPTRSLSMRERRQLDCSPIPRSQSGASPASISSSTVSTSALASHPHVNLLHAAEPHYYNAQALPTAAAYYTSYHGSPHDLSYASSADTSLNASWVNTSGHSPHTPYYSAAQIYMRPKGGSTTPTPSCSGSTGSGSGGSAGGGSTKKVPPEVPKRTSSITAQQQTQLLLLQRQTPPPPSLLRTNGLCKTAENGSLTSVQSSGSDSSVTSAERNLNSDLGSDRSNSPHTWKRGTALNSSQQFSTHSADSAGVVSGGVAGGAGVYAAQMQAAVAAATAAGGLPPADDHAISSHTSAAQYEQHEQQQHEQQQLQAAAAAAGVAQNYKMSETIRKRQYRVGLNLFNKKPEKGITYLIRRGFLENTPQGVARFLITRKGLSRQMIGEYLGNLQNQFNMAVLSCFAMELDLSGRQVDVALRKFQAYFRMPGEAQKIERLMEIFSQRYCECNADIVGRLRSSDTIFVLAFAIIMLNTDLHTPNLKPERRMRVEDFIKNLRGIDDCHDIDKDMLMGIYDRVKSDEFKPGSDHVTQVMKVQATIVGKKPNLALPHRRLVCYCRLYEIPDVNKKERPGVHQREVFLFNDLLVITKIFSKKKTSVTYTFRNSFPLCGTVVTLLDMPNYPFCIQLSQKVDGKILITFNARNEHDRCKFAEDLKESISEMDEMESLRIEAELERQKSARNRAPGNAENRDSGVADVEVCPCPYQPGSQAAGEQAPNSADSSQQLKRSALSNSLLDMHEQFGNEKPQRRGSVGSLDSGMSISFQSTTTSSASRENAAAIAAAANAAAAAKMRFNMPPTAAIATPSNVYAAPGMQAYTHANFVQQSQAAYIMQQQQMLQQQAQMQAQAQAQAQAQAQAQPLTGRIPGRERKASRTDENGRSTEV from the exons CTTTCCCCAGAAGAGCCTGGAGCGGAGCGGTTCCACCCAGTACGAACTGGCTGGGGCGCAACAGCCGGGATCCGCCAATGCCTCCTCCACCTGCACAGATGGCGGCAGTGTGGGCGGCTATGTCTACCTGCAGAACCACTACGCCCCCGGCGCCCACAGCTCCTCCTCGGCCGCCATCAACTATCCTGCGCAACAGCATCCCCAGATGGTCTACCAAATCCAGCAGTATCCCACGtgccatcagcagcagcagcaacagcacctccagcagcagcatttgCACCAGAACTCCGCCGGTGGTCACTACATGCAGGTGACGGCGACGGGCGGCGGTGCCCAGTATCACCATCATCACATGCTCCACGGCCACGGCCATCATGCCCATCATCATGGTCACGGCGGAGCGGTGGTCATCGCCGGCAGCGGAGTGGGCACTGGCCTGGGATCCGGAGCCACCAGTGTGATcatgcagcaccagcagcagcagcagcagcaacagaataTGCACAAGAAGAACTCCATCCGGAACAACGGAGATGTCCTCAAGCGAACGCGAGCTCAGTCAGC CTACGAACTCTCACAAGATCTGCTGGAGAAACAGATCGAGCTGCTGGAGCGCAAGTACGGCGGAGTTCGGGCCCGCAACGCAGCGGTCACTATTCAGCGCGCCTTCCGTCACTACATGATGGTCAAGAAGTTCGCCTCGATCACCGCAATGGCCAAGGCGGAGAAGCGCCTCAGCCGAAGGATGGTGGTGACGGCCAGTAGTTTGGGCCTGGCGGAGGAGGGAGCTTCCTCCTCTTCGGCCTACGGCAGTGCCACGGAATCTCAGCTCaccgagcagcagcagcaacagttggcggcggcccagcagcagcagcaacaacagcagcagcagcagccacgtGTCACCATCATGGCGGGTCCGGCGGGAGCAGCCTCACCTGGCCTCTCGCGGACGCCTCCCACGCGATCGCTTTCCATGCGGGAGCGACGTCAGCTGGACTGCAGTCCCATACCGCGTAGTCAGTCAG GAGCCTCCCCCGCCTCCATTTCCAGCTCGACAGTCAGCACCTCCGCTCTGGCCTCCCATCCGCATGTGAATCTTTTGCACGCGGCCGAGCCGCATTACTACAATGCCCAGGCGCTGCCCACGGCGGCTGCCTACTACACCAGCTACCACGGATCGCCGCACGATCTGAGCTACGCCAGCTCGGCGGACACCTCGCTGAATGCCTCGTGGGTGAACACCAGCGGCCACTCCCCGCACACGCCCTACTATTCGGCGGCCCAGATATATATGCGGCCCAAGGGCGGCAGCACCACGCCCACGCCCAGTTGCAGCGGCAGCAcgggcagcggcagcggaggCAGcgccggcggcggcagcaCCAAGAAGGTGCCGCCCGAGGTGCCCAAACGCACCAGCTCCATAACGGCGCAACAGCAGACGCAGTTGCTCCTGCTGCAACGCCAAACGCCGCCGCCTCCCTCGTTGCTGCGAACCAATGGCCTTTGTAAGACGGCCGAGAACGGCAGCCTGACCTCCGTGCAGAGCTCGGGATCCGATTCGAGTGTCACCTCGGCGGAACGCAACCTCAACAGCGATTTGGGCTCGGATCGCAGCAACTCACCGCACACCTGGAAAAGGGGAACAGCTTTGAATAGCTCGCAGCAGTTCTCCACGCACTCGGCGGATTCAGCGGGTGTGGTTTCGGGAGGAGTCGCCGGAGGAGCCGGTGTTTATGCCGCACAAATGCAGGCTGCCGTGGCAGCAGCCACAGCTGCTGGAGGATTACCGCCCGCCGATGACCATGCCATCTCCTCGCACACCAGTGCCGCTCAGTACGAGCAgcacgagcagcagcagcacgaaCAGCAGCAATTGCaggctgccgccgctgccgctggaGTGGCACAGAACTACAAGATGTCGGAGACGATACGCAAGAGGCAGTATCGCGTTGGCCTTAATCTGTTCAACAAAAAGCCGGAGAAAGGCATCACGTATCTGATCAGGCGAGGATTCCTGGAGAATACACCGCAGGGCGTGGCCCGTTTCCTCATCACGCGGAAGGGTTTGTCGCGCCAGATGATCGGCGAGTATCTGGGCAATCTGCAGAACCAGTTCAACATGGCCGTGCTGAGTTGCTTTGCCATGGAATTAGACTTGTCCGGCCGCCAGGTGGATGTGGCTCTGCGAAAGTTCCAGGCCTACTTCCGCATGCCTGGCGAGGCACAAAAGATTGAGCGCCTGATGGAGATCTTCTCGCAGCGCTACTGTGAATGCAATGCGGACATTGTGGGGCGACTGAGATCATCTGATACG ATCTTCGTTTTGGCCTTTGCCATTATCATGCTGAACACGGATCTGCACACGCCCAATCTCAAGCCAGAGCGTCGCATGCGCGTCGAGGACTTTATCAAGAACTTGCGTGGCATCGACGACTGTCATGACATCGACAAGGACATGCTGATGGGCATTTACGATCGCGTCAAGTCCGACGAATTCAAACCGGGCAGCGACCATGTCACCCAGGTGATGAAGGTCCAGGCCACCATTGTCGGCAAGAAGCCCAATTTGGCGCTGCCCCATCGCCGCCTCGTCTGCTATTGCCGTCTGTACGAGATTCCCGACGTGAACAAGAAGGAACGACCTGGTGTCCATCAACGTGAGGTCTTCCTGTTCAACGATCTGCTGGTCATCACCAAAATCTTTAGCAAAAAGAAGACCTCCGTGACGTACACGTTCCGCAACAGCTTCCCGCTGTGCGGCACCGTTGTCACCCTGCTGGACATGCCCAACTATCCGTTCTGCATTCAGCTCTCCCAGAAGGTCGACGGCAAGATCCTGATCACCTTCAATGCCCGCAACGAACACGATCGCTGCAAGTTTGCCGAGGATCTCAAGGAGTCCATTAGCGAGATGGACGAGATGGAGTCGCTGCGCATTGAGGCCGAGCTGGAGCGTCAGAAGTCGGCGCGCAATCGTGCCCCGGGCAATGCGGAGAATCGTGACAGTGGCGTCGCCGATGTGGAGGTCTGTCCGTGTCCCTATCAGCCGGGATCCCAGGCAGCCGGCGAGCAGGCTCCGAATTCCGCTGACTCCTCGCAACAGCTGAAGCGCAGTGCGCTCAGCAACAGCCTTCTCGACATGCACGAGCAAT TTGGCAATGAGAAACCTCAGCGACGAGGCAGCGTTGGCTCTTTGGACAGCGGCATGAGCATTTCGTTCCAGTCCACCACCACCTCCAGCGCCTCGAGGGAAAATGCAGCTGCCATTGCTGCTGCAGCCaatgcagcggcggcggccaaGATGCGATTTAATATGCCGCCCACGGCGGCCATAGCCACGCCTAGCAATGTGTATGCCGCGCCGGGAATGCAGGCCTATACCCATGCCAACTTTGTGCAGCAATCGCAGGCCGCTTACAttatgcagcagcaacaaatgctCCAGCAGCAGGCACAAATGCAAGCCCAAGCTCAAGCTCAAGCTCAAGCTCAGGCGCAGGCGCAGCCACTTACCGGCCGAATACCGGGACGCGAGCGGAAGGCTTCGCGCACGGATGAGAACGGACGGTCGACGGAGGTCTAA
- the siz gene encoding IQ motif and SEC7 domain-containing protein 1 isoform X2, with translation MSRCDNHKSRRQQLPVPAPLSSNSSSRSQGHHHHNHNNHHIHSSNSDLGGSESFLQYCDSDSEKRPPPIVVVVGDGRSRVRRVVRTATRHVTVVSLSTRHKETQTHTSHHVTAVSFPQKSLERSGSTQYELAGAQQPGSANASSTCTDGGSVGGYVYLQNHYAPGAHSSSSAAINYPAQQHPQMVYQIQQYPTCHQQQQQQHLQQQHLHQNSAGGHYMQVTATGGGAQYHHHHMLHGHGHHAHHHGHGGAVVIAGSGVGTGLGSGATSVIMQHQQQQQQQQNMHKKNSIRNNGDVLKRTRAQSAYELSQDLLEKQIELLERKYGGVRARNAAVTIQRAFRHYMMVKKFASITAMAKAEKRLSRRMVVTASSLGLAEEGASSSSAYGSATESQLTEQQQQQLAAAQQQQQQQQQQQPRVTIMAGPAGAASPGLSRTPPTRSLSMRERRQLDCSPIPRSQSGASPASISSSTVSTSALASHPHVNLLHAAEPHYYNAQALPTAAAYYTSYHGSPHDLSYASSADTSLNASWVNTSGHSPHTPYYSAAQIYMRPKGGSTTPTPSCSGSTGSGSGGSAGGGSTKKVPPEVPKRTSSITAQQQTQLLLLQRQTPPPPSLLRTNGLCKTAENGSLTSVQSSGSDSSVTSAERNLNSDLGSDRSNSPHTWKRGTALNSSQQFSTHSADSAGVVSGGVAGGAGVYAAQMQAAVAAATAAGGLPPADDHAISSHTSAAQYEQHEQQQHEQQQLQAAAAAAGVAQNYKMSETIRKRQYRVGLNLFNKKPEKGITYLIRRGFLENTPQGVARFLITRKGLSRQMIGEYLGNLQNQFNMAVLSCFAMELDLSGRQVDVALRKFQAYFRMPGEAQKIERLMEIFSQRYCECNADIVGRLRSSDTIFVLAFAIIMLNTDLHTPNLKPERRMRVEDFIKNLRGIDDCHDIDKDMLMGIYDRVKSDEFKPGSDHVTQVMKVQATIVGKKPNLALPHRRLVCYCRLYEIPDVNKKERPGVHQREVFLFNDLLVITKIFSKKKTSVTYTFRNSFPLCGTVVTLLDMPNYPFCIQLSQKVDGKILITFNARNEHDRCKFAEDLKESISEMDEMESLRIEAELERQKSARNRAPGNAENRDSGVADVEVCPCPYQPGSQAAGEQAPNSADSSQQLKRSALSNSLLDMHEQFGNEKPQRRGSVGSLDSGMSISFQSTTTSSASRENAAAIAAAANAAAAAKMRFNMPPTAAIATPSNVYAAPGMQAYTHANFVQQSQAAYIMQQQQMLQQQAQMQAQAQAQAQAQAQAQPLTGRIPGRERKASRTDENGRSTEV, from the exons CTTTCCCCAGAAGAGCCTGGAGCGGAGCGGTTCCACCCAGTACGAACTGGCTGGGGCGCAACAGCCGGGATCCGCCAATGCCTCCTCCACCTGCACAGATGGCGGCAGTGTGGGCGGCTATGTCTACCTGCAGAACCACTACGCCCCCGGCGCCCACAGCTCCTCCTCGGCCGCCATCAACTATCCTGCGCAACAGCATCCCCAGATGGTCTACCAAATCCAGCAGTATCCCACGtgccatcagcagcagcagcaacagcacctccagcagcagcatttgCACCAGAACTCCGCCGGTGGTCACTACATGCAGGTGACGGCGACGGGCGGCGGTGCCCAGTATCACCATCATCACATGCTCCACGGCCACGGCCATCATGCCCATCATCATGGTCACGGCGGAGCGGTGGTCATCGCCGGCAGCGGAGTGGGCACTGGCCTGGGATCCGGAGCCACCAGTGTGATcatgcagcaccagcagcagcagcagcagcaacagaataTGCACAAGAAGAACTCCATCCGGAACAACGGAGATGTCCTCAAGCGAACGCGAGCTCAGTCAGC CTACGAACTCTCACAAGATCTGCTGGAGAAACAGATCGAGCTGCTGGAGCGCAAGTACGGCGGAGTTCGGGCCCGCAACGCAGCGGTCACTATTCAGCGCGCCTTCCGTCACTACATGATGGTCAAGAAGTTCGCCTCGATCACCGCAATGGCCAAGGCGGAGAAGCGCCTCAGCCGAAGGATGGTGGTGACGGCCAGTAGTTTGGGCCTGGCGGAGGAGGGAGCTTCCTCCTCTTCGGCCTACGGCAGTGCCACGGAATCTCAGCTCaccgagcagcagcagcaacagttggcggcggcccagcagcagcagcaacaacagcagcagcagcagccacgtGTCACCATCATGGCGGGTCCGGCGGGAGCAGCCTCACCTGGCCTCTCGCGGACGCCTCCCACGCGATCGCTTTCCATGCGGGAGCGACGTCAGCTGGACTGCAGTCCCATACCGCGTAGTCAGTCAG GAGCCTCCCCCGCCTCCATTTCCAGCTCGACAGTCAGCACCTCCGCTCTGGCCTCCCATCCGCATGTGAATCTTTTGCACGCGGCCGAGCCGCATTACTACAATGCCCAGGCGCTGCCCACGGCGGCTGCCTACTACACCAGCTACCACGGATCGCCGCACGATCTGAGCTACGCCAGCTCGGCGGACACCTCGCTGAATGCCTCGTGGGTGAACACCAGCGGCCACTCCCCGCACACGCCCTACTATTCGGCGGCCCAGATATATATGCGGCCCAAGGGCGGCAGCACCACGCCCACGCCCAGTTGCAGCGGCAGCAcgggcagcggcagcggaggCAGcgccggcggcggcagcaCCAAGAAGGTGCCGCCCGAGGTGCCCAAACGCACCAGCTCCATAACGGCGCAACAGCAGACGCAGTTGCTCCTGCTGCAACGCCAAACGCCGCCGCCTCCCTCGTTGCTGCGAACCAATGGCCTTTGTAAGACGGCCGAGAACGGCAGCCTGACCTCCGTGCAGAGCTCGGGATCCGATTCGAGTGTCACCTCGGCGGAACGCAACCTCAACAGCGATTTGGGCTCGGATCGCAGCAACTCACCGCACACCTGGAAAAGGGGAACAGCTTTGAATAGCTCGCAGCAGTTCTCCACGCACTCGGCGGATTCAGCGGGTGTGGTTTCGGGAGGAGTCGCCGGAGGAGCCGGTGTTTATGCCGCACAAATGCAGGCTGCCGTGGCAGCAGCCACAGCTGCTGGAGGATTACCGCCCGCCGATGACCATGCCATCTCCTCGCACACCAGTGCCGCTCAGTACGAGCAgcacgagcagcagcagcacgaaCAGCAGCAATTGCaggctgccgccgctgccgctggaGTGGCACAGAACTACAAGATGTCGGAGACGATACGCAAGAGGCAGTATCGCGTTGGCCTTAATCTGTTCAACAAAAAGCCGGAGAAAGGCATCACGTATCTGATCAGGCGAGGATTCCTGGAGAATACACCGCAGGGCGTGGCCCGTTTCCTCATCACGCGGAAGGGTTTGTCGCGCCAGATGATCGGCGAGTATCTGGGCAATCTGCAGAACCAGTTCAACATGGCCGTGCTGAGTTGCTTTGCCATGGAATTAGACTTGTCCGGCCGCCAGGTGGATGTGGCTCTGCGAAAGTTCCAGGCCTACTTCCGCATGCCTGGCGAGGCACAAAAGATTGAGCGCCTGATGGAGATCTTCTCGCAGCGCTACTGTGAATGCAATGCGGACATTGTGGGGCGACTGAGATCATCTGATACG ATCTTCGTTTTGGCCTTTGCCATTATCATGCTGAACACGGATCTGCACACGCCCAATCTCAAGCCAGAGCGTCGCATGCGCGTCGAGGACTTTATCAAGAACTTGCGTGGCATCGACGACTGTCATGACATCGACAAGGACATGCTGATGGGCATTTACGATCGCGTCAAGTCCGACGAATTCAAACCGGGCAGCGACCATGTCACCCAGGTGATGAAGGTCCAGGCCACCATTGTCGGCAAGAAGCCCAATTTGGCGCTGCCCCATCGCCGCCTCGTCTGCTATTGCCGTCTGTACGAGATTCCCGACGTGAACAAGAAGGAACGACCTGGTGTCCATCAACGTGAGGTCTTCCTGTTCAACGATCTGCTGGTCATCACCAAAATCTTTAGCAAAAAGAAGACCTCCGTGACGTACACGTTCCGCAACAGCTTCCCGCTGTGCGGCACCGTTGTCACCCTGCTGGACATGCCCAACTATCCGTTCTGCATTCAGCTCTCCCAGAAGGTCGACGGCAAGATCCTGATCACCTTCAATGCCCGCAACGAACACGATCGCTGCAAGTTTGCCGAGGATCTCAAGGAGTCCATTAGCGAGATGGACGAGATGGAGTCGCTGCGCATTGAGGCCGAGCTGGAGCGTCAGAAGTCGGCGCGCAATCGTGCCCCGGGCAATGCGGAGAATCGTGACAGTGGCGTCGCCGATGTGGAGGTCTGTCCGTGTCCCTATCAGCCGGGATCCCAGGCAGCCGGCGAGCAGGCTCCGAATTCCGCTGACTCCTCGCAACAGCTGAAGCGCAGTGCGCTCAGCAACAGCCTTCTCGACATGCACGAGCAAT TTGGCAATGAGAAACCTCAGCGACGAGGCAGCGTTGGCTCTTTGGACAGCGGCATGAGCATTTCGTTCCAGTCCACCACCACCTCCAGCGCCTCGAGGGAAAATGCAGCTGCCATTGCTGCTGCAGCCaatgcagcggcggcggccaaGATGCGATTTAATATGCCGCCCACGGCGGCCATAGCCACGCCTAGCAATGTGTATGCCGCGCCGGGAATGCAGGCCTATACCCATGCCAACTTTGTGCAGCAATCGCAGGCCGCTTACAttatgcagcagcaacaaatgctCCAGCAGCAGGCACAAATGCAAGCCCAAGCTCAAGCTCAAGCTCAAGCTCAGGCGCAGGCGCAGCCACTTACCGGCCGAATACCGGGACGCGAGCGGAAGGCTTCGCGCACGGATGAGAACGGACGGTCGACGGAGGTCTAA
- the siz gene encoding IQ motif and SEC7 domain-containing protein 1 isoform X3, whose protein sequence is MPLSIFCFRYPSAILLILFLLFSIGANMQLPSNVLECRYSGLVPLREDFCFPQKSLERSGSTQYELAGAQQPGSANASSTCTDGGSVGGYVYLQNHYAPGAHSSSSAAINYPAQQHPQMVYQIQQYPTCHQQQQQQHLQQQHLHQNSAGGHYMQVTATGGGAQYHHHHMLHGHGHHAHHHGHGGAVVIAGSGVGTGLGSGATSVIMQHQQQQQQQQNMHKKNSIRNNGDVLKRTRAQSAYELSQDLLEKQIELLERKYGGVRARNAAVTIQRAFRHYMMVKKFASITAMAKAEKRLSRRMVVTASSLGLAEEGASSSSAYGSATESQLTEQQQQQLAAAQQQQQQQQQQQPRVTIMAGPAGAASPGLSRTPPTRSLSMRERRQLDCSPIPRSQSGASPASISSSTVSTSALASHPHVNLLHAAEPHYYNAQALPTAAAYYTSYHGSPHDLSYASSADTSLNASWVNTSGHSPHTPYYSAAQIYMRPKGGSTTPTPSCSGSTGSGSGGSAGGGSTKKVPPEVPKRTSSITAQQQTQLLLLQRQTPPPPSLLRTNGLCKTAENGSLTSVQSSGSDSSVTSAERNLNSDLGSDRSNSPHTWKRGTALNSSQQFSTHSADSAGVVSGGVAGGAGVYAAQMQAAVAAATAAGGLPPADDHAISSHTSAAQYEQHEQQQHEQQQLQAAAAAAGVAQNYKMSETIRKRQYRVGLNLFNKKPEKGITYLIRRGFLENTPQGVARFLITRKGLSRQMIGEYLGNLQNQFNMAVLSCFAMELDLSGRQVDVALRKFQAYFRMPGEAQKIERLMEIFSQRYCECNADIVGRLRSSDTIFVLAFAIIMLNTDLHTPNLKPERRMRVEDFIKNLRGIDDCHDIDKDMLMGIYDRVKSDEFKPGSDHVTQVMKVQATIVGKKPNLALPHRRLVCYCRLYEIPDVNKKERPGVHQREVFLFNDLLVITKIFSKKKTSVTYTFRNSFPLCGTVVTLLDMPNYPFCIQLSQKVDGKILITFNARNEHDRCKFAEDLKESISEMDEMESLRIEAELERQKSARNRAPGNAENRDSGVADVEVCPCPYQPGSQAAGEQAPNSADSSQQLKRSALSNSLLDMHEQFGNEKPQRRGSVGSLDSGMSISFQSTTTSSASRENAAAIAAAANAAAAAKMRFNMPPTAAIATPSNVYAAPGMQAYTHANFVQQSQAAYIMQQQQMLQQQAQMQAQAQAQAQAQAQAQPLTGRIPGRERKASRTDENGRSTEV, encoded by the exons ATGCCCCTTtcaattttctgttttcgttATCCTTCGGCAATCCTGCTGATcctgtttttgcttttttcaatAGGTGCAAATATGCAGCTGCCCTCGAATGTTTTGGAATGCCGATATTCTGGGTTGGTCCCGCTGCGAGAAGATTTCTG CTTTCCCCAGAAGAGCCTGGAGCGGAGCGGTTCCACCCAGTACGAACTGGCTGGGGCGCAACAGCCGGGATCCGCCAATGCCTCCTCCACCTGCACAGATGGCGGCAGTGTGGGCGGCTATGTCTACCTGCAGAACCACTACGCCCCCGGCGCCCACAGCTCCTCCTCGGCCGCCATCAACTATCCTGCGCAACAGCATCCCCAGATGGTCTACCAAATCCAGCAGTATCCCACGtgccatcagcagcagcagcaacagcacctccagcagcagcatttgCACCAGAACTCCGCCGGTGGTCACTACATGCAGGTGACGGCGACGGGCGGCGGTGCCCAGTATCACCATCATCACATGCTCCACGGCCACGGCCATCATGCCCATCATCATGGTCACGGCGGAGCGGTGGTCATCGCCGGCAGCGGAGTGGGCACTGGCCTGGGATCCGGAGCCACCAGTGTGATcatgcagcaccagcagcagcagcagcagcaacagaataTGCACAAGAAGAACTCCATCCGGAACAACGGAGATGTCCTCAAGCGAACGCGAGCTCAGTCAGC CTACGAACTCTCACAAGATCTGCTGGAGAAACAGATCGAGCTGCTGGAGCGCAAGTACGGCGGAGTTCGGGCCCGCAACGCAGCGGTCACTATTCAGCGCGCCTTCCGTCACTACATGATGGTCAAGAAGTTCGCCTCGATCACCGCAATGGCCAAGGCGGAGAAGCGCCTCAGCCGAAGGATGGTGGTGACGGCCAGTAGTTTGGGCCTGGCGGAGGAGGGAGCTTCCTCCTCTTCGGCCTACGGCAGTGCCACGGAATCTCAGCTCaccgagcagcagcagcaacagttggcggcggcccagcagcagcagcaacaacagcagcagcagcagccacgtGTCACCATCATGGCGGGTCCGGCGGGAGCAGCCTCACCTGGCCTCTCGCGGACGCCTCCCACGCGATCGCTTTCCATGCGGGAGCGACGTCAGCTGGACTGCAGTCCCATACCGCGTAGTCAGTCAG GAGCCTCCCCCGCCTCCATTTCCAGCTCGACAGTCAGCACCTCCGCTCTGGCCTCCCATCCGCATGTGAATCTTTTGCACGCGGCCGAGCCGCATTACTACAATGCCCAGGCGCTGCCCACGGCGGCTGCCTACTACACCAGCTACCACGGATCGCCGCACGATCTGAGCTACGCCAGCTCGGCGGACACCTCGCTGAATGCCTCGTGGGTGAACACCAGCGGCCACTCCCCGCACACGCCCTACTATTCGGCGGCCCAGATATATATGCGGCCCAAGGGCGGCAGCACCACGCCCACGCCCAGTTGCAGCGGCAGCAcgggcagcggcagcggaggCAGcgccggcggcggcagcaCCAAGAAGGTGCCGCCCGAGGTGCCCAAACGCACCAGCTCCATAACGGCGCAACAGCAGACGCAGTTGCTCCTGCTGCAACGCCAAACGCCGCCGCCTCCCTCGTTGCTGCGAACCAATGGCCTTTGTAAGACGGCCGAGAACGGCAGCCTGACCTCCGTGCAGAGCTCGGGATCCGATTCGAGTGTCACCTCGGCGGAACGCAACCTCAACAGCGATTTGGGCTCGGATCGCAGCAACTCACCGCACACCTGGAAAAGGGGAACAGCTTTGAATAGCTCGCAGCAGTTCTCCACGCACTCGGCGGATTCAGCGGGTGTGGTTTCGGGAGGAGTCGCCGGAGGAGCCGGTGTTTATGCCGCACAAATGCAGGCTGCCGTGGCAGCAGCCACAGCTGCTGGAGGATTACCGCCCGCCGATGACCATGCCATCTCCTCGCACACCAGTGCCGCTCAGTACGAGCAgcacgagcagcagcagcacgaaCAGCAGCAATTGCaggctgccgccgctgccgctggaGTGGCACAGAACTACAAGATGTCGGAGACGATACGCAAGAGGCAGTATCGCGTTGGCCTTAATCTGTTCAACAAAAAGCCGGAGAAAGGCATCACGTATCTGATCAGGCGAGGATTCCTGGAGAATACACCGCAGGGCGTGGCCCGTTTCCTCATCACGCGGAAGGGTTTGTCGCGCCAGATGATCGGCGAGTATCTGGGCAATCTGCAGAACCAGTTCAACATGGCCGTGCTGAGTTGCTTTGCCATGGAATTAGACTTGTCCGGCCGCCAGGTGGATGTGGCTCTGCGAAAGTTCCAGGCCTACTTCCGCATGCCTGGCGAGGCACAAAAGATTGAGCGCCTGATGGAGATCTTCTCGCAGCGCTACTGTGAATGCAATGCGGACATTGTGGGGCGACTGAGATCATCTGATACG ATCTTCGTTTTGGCCTTTGCCATTATCATGCTGAACACGGATCTGCACACGCCCAATCTCAAGCCAGAGCGTCGCATGCGCGTCGAGGACTTTATCAAGAACTTGCGTGGCATCGACGACTGTCATGACATCGACAAGGACATGCTGATGGGCATTTACGATCGCGTCAAGTCCGACGAATTCAAACCGGGCAGCGACCATGTCACCCAGGTGATGAAGGTCCAGGCCACCATTGTCGGCAAGAAGCCCAATTTGGCGCTGCCCCATCGCCGCCTCGTCTGCTATTGCCGTCTGTACGAGATTCCCGACGTGAACAAGAAGGAACGACCTGGTGTCCATCAACGTGAGGTCTTCCTGTTCAACGATCTGCTGGTCATCACCAAAATCTTTAGCAAAAAGAAGACCTCCGTGACGTACACGTTCCGCAACAGCTTCCCGCTGTGCGGCACCGTTGTCACCCTGCTGGACATGCCCAACTATCCGTTCTGCATTCAGCTCTCCCAGAAGGTCGACGGCAAGATCCTGATCACCTTCAATGCCCGCAACGAACACGATCGCTGCAAGTTTGCCGAGGATCTCAAGGAGTCCATTAGCGAGATGGACGAGATGGAGTCGCTGCGCATTGAGGCCGAGCTGGAGCGTCAGAAGTCGGCGCGCAATCGTGCCCCGGGCAATGCGGAGAATCGTGACAGTGGCGTCGCCGATGTGGAGGTCTGTCCGTGTCCCTATCAGCCGGGATCCCAGGCAGCCGGCGAGCAGGCTCCGAATTCCGCTGACTCCTCGCAACAGCTGAAGCGCAGTGCGCTCAGCAACAGCCTTCTCGACATGCACGAGCAAT TTGGCAATGAGAAACCTCAGCGACGAGGCAGCGTTGGCTCTTTGGACAGCGGCATGAGCATTTCGTTCCAGTCCACCACCACCTCCAGCGCCTCGAGGGAAAATGCAGCTGCCATTGCTGCTGCAGCCaatgcagcggcggcggccaaGATGCGATTTAATATGCCGCCCACGGCGGCCATAGCCACGCCTAGCAATGTGTATGCCGCGCCGGGAATGCAGGCCTATACCCATGCCAACTTTGTGCAGCAATCGCAGGCCGCTTACAttatgcagcagcaacaaatgctCCAGCAGCAGGCACAAATGCAAGCCCAAGCTCAAGCTCAAGCTCAAGCTCAGGCGCAGGCGCAGCCACTTACCGGCCGAATACCGGGACGCGAGCGGAAGGCTTCGCGCACGGATGAGAACGGACGGTCGACGGAGGTCTAA